GGTGCATTGGATCGATCCAGAATTATGAATCCTAGGCCACCCATTGTGAAGAGGAAACTGGATGCAAGGCCTTCCATAATGTACTGCCCATTTActctaaagaggaaaaaaaaaagtgaaaagagtcagaaaatattaaaattatttacatttcaaacCCTATCCACTCAACATGTTATAGCTGTACAAACACACAGGATGATTAACTTTGATGGCTGACTTTCTAACTAAAGTAAGTAGGAAAATGTAATAGATGTTATACAATTACATCAATACATTAATACACAATTTATGTCCAGAACTGAGAGTCTACAAGGTGCCCAGTGCAGCACTCAGGAGGATTTATACATACTTGTGCATACCAACAGCTACCACCCAGCTCACTGGACTGCAAAACCACCCAGTCCAAGGAGGTCCCTGGTTATACAGATGATCCCAAGGCACAGCACCACCACCTTCTTATTTCCATCCCCATGTTTAGGCAGGACTGCCTCAATCCTCCTCTCAGCACAAATTCCACCCAAAGCActacagcagcacaggaagcacATCTGCTGGTTCCAGCACACATCCTGCAGGATGTTCTGCTGCCTGCTTGCTGAGCCTGCACGGATCCATTGCAGGACCAGCCTGGGCGTGCCCCTTGGGGCTCTCTGTCACACAGCTGGACTTTCTTCTTTCAAGTGGAAAGAGATGGAGAGTGAGGAAGCTGAGATGCAGAAAGAATATTGCACCTGGATCACAAGTCTCCTGCTTCCCACAGTCACTGAGCCATTTTCCCACCCTCCTAAATAGCAACCTCATAAAATTGGCATTGATGAAACTACAGTGGATGGCCATACAGAAATGAAGATTATCATTACTGCTTCATACCCTGGAAACAAACAAGTTTATCTTCTCTTGTCTTGTTTACACTGACAAATGACAGTGCTAACAACTCCCTGCAGCAACTTGATTCATCAACATTGCAACAATCCAACCCGGTCTGAAGCACACATCTAGTCCAAGCCAAAATCTGTCACATCAACCATGTCACAGACCTCACTGATTCAATCAACTTTTTggtatttaataaaaatcattatttgttTCCACATACATAGATCCCCCCCAGTTACAAAAGTAGACTTAACTCTCTTCAGATCAGTTTAGTACTAGGAGTCTCTAGTTCATTTTCAGTAATAGAAGCCAAGGGCACTAGGAAGACCCAGTTGATACACATTTGTAACAATGTTCCCCACCAGAGTCCCAAGTACACTAGAGTTTAAAACGTAGGAAACGAAAGCTTCCCAAACATTACATATTCGGCAACAAAAATTGATCAAATGCATCCAGTATAAAGCTCAACCTgactagcaaaaaaaaaaataagtaccTCCAGCCcaaaacagtttatttttaccagacctttcatttttaaaagttttagtACTAAGTTGCTTGATTTCCACTGGTTTCAATGCTGGTTGGGTGGGGTTTTcgtgaaaaacaaaaaatagttcTTGGCAAACCAAGAACTGATATAAAACAACTCCTGCCTTGcagagaaagaagggaagggaagggaagggaaggaagggaaggagggaagggaagggaagggaaggaagggaagggaagggaagggaagggaagggaagggaaaggagcacAGGTCGGCAAGAGGGGTTTATTCCCTTGAGCTTCGGCATTTGCAGCACGCCGCTGGTGGGAACAGGGCCCAGCTCTTACCTGTATGCCAAGAAAGCCACCGGCCTCTGATGCCCGTGTTCGTCTGTCATGGACCCCACGCTCGGAGGTTCCACGATCACGTCATAGATGATTCCTGCGGGGAGAAAAGCAAGCACCGACTTTGACTCGCAGCAGCGAGAGCCGCCCCGACCCCGCGGGCACGCCTGGGGGATGCCCGAGGCTCGTGTTTTACGGGCGGTTCGGGCCCGGACACGGGCTCAGCCGCGGCTCTGCCACCGGGGCAGGACCGAGGGAGAGCCGCTCCGTGAGCGGGGCCTCCCTTTCActccgcccggcccggcctcaCCTCCGGTGATGAGGAAGTAGGACACGACCACCAGCGCGTACACGGTCATGGCCGAGGGCATGTGCACCCAGCTCGGCCGCTTCAGCTTGATGTTGGGGCACTCGAGCACAGCGAAGGGCAGGCGGTACAGCGTCTCCATGGCCGCCGTGCGGtcccggggcggccgcggccccgctgcTCGCTGCCGGCGCTGTCGGCTCCCTCCGCCGCGGCCGCGCTCCGACACCGACACGAAGGCGGAAACGGAAATGGGCTGCCGTGTCCTGACAGGGGGAAACGGATCCCTCTCTAAAGAGACAAACTAAACAAAGCAGTAGAAACTTGCGACCAGGCTTAAGTGACAgattctgacttttttttttctacataaaGACAGTGGAAACGCCGCCAGTCGGCCGGCGAAGGGTCTAATCCGTTTTACTTACCTGCCAGGACCCGGCAGCCCTGACGTGTCGGCGCTGGGTACTGGCTCCGGACCGGGGGCGTGGCCCGGGGCGCGGCCGAGtgcaggccccgcccccgggcTGGGCAGCCACGTGGCCTGCCCCAGGCCCCGCGTGTGCCCCGGGTGCCACCGGCCCTGCCCGCCGGTCACTCACGACACTGCCCGCCGGCCACTCGCTGGGACACCACTGCCCGCCGGCCACTCGCGGGACGCTCCCGCCGCCCCTGCCATGGGGTCGAGCACCGTTTGGACACTCCTGTGCTGATGCAGTTTTCCGGCggggggaaggaaaagccaCGTCCCGCGTGTGAGTTTGCACAGTCGGGCTGGGGAGATGCAGACCCGGCGAGCAGACCAAGTTCCGTAGTAGGCCTTACCCCAGCCCCTGTGTTTGCAGGGGagcgtggggctggggtggcccTTGGGTGCACCATGGGATATGGTGCCCATGCTGACCCACAGCCAGAGGTCACCCCGGCAGCTGcacacaggaaggaaaaggcaCATCACAGCAGTcgctgctgagagcagcagggtaCTACCGTGTGTTACAGCCCATCTCACACGCCCCTGTAAGGGTGCACACACCTCAtcagcccggcccagcccagccaggccccTGCTGTCTCTGTCCTCAGCTCGCTTCGGAGAGCAGCACGTCAGAAAAACTCCCCCTTTTGAGTGGAAGCCTCTCTAAGGAAAGGGGCAGGGAAGAACTCTTCAGGGTACAGGAGCACGTCCCAAAGCACACACACCAGCTGAACTCGTCCACCTCACCATGCTACCCAGCCCACTTCCCACTGCACTGCCCTTCCCCAAATGTCTGCCCCACTCCTACACAGCAGCCAACTgctcagttttaaaataattacgGGCCTTATTACCATTTCACTGGAACACTGCCTAAGGACTGCTTTGATTTCTACCTGTAGTGGCAATACCAGTTCTCTTAACTGCTGCCTCCTGGTGCAATCATATCATTTACAGCTAGCTGTTTTCAGTCTTACCTTTCCTGCTTGGAAGAATCTCCCTTGCAGTGCCTGTCAACAGATGTTTATTACGTTTATCCTCATTATTCCAAAATTATTCTCCCTCCATTTCTACTTCTTTCCAAAAGCCTGAAGGAAAACTCTCACAGTCTTTAATGCAAAACAAAGGTAGGTTGCACACAACTGCCctagtggctttttttttttttttttttcccagcatgcTAAAGTAGTAAAATTTGCACTGGAAAAGTAAGACAACTAAGGAAATGTTAACCTTAAAGTAACTATAGTAACAGCACTCAAAAATGTTAAGAGTAGTAATGTTAGGCTCAAAACCTCCTTTAATGAGCTACAGCCTTTGCACCTGAGCTGAGGAGAAATGGTTCACATACTTCAAGCTACATTTATCCATTTTGAGAATATTGACTATTTTTTAACTCCTTGGGACACTGTGAAGAAATCCTTGGGGAGGTACAACTCCTTTCATCATGCACAGTATTAAATCACTGATCCTGGACCAGAGCCACCGCCTGCTGTCCCACTCAGgaggcagctgagagcagccaggctcctCACCCAAAGCACCAGCTCACTGCCACCAGAAGAGCTTTTCAACTCAGCCTTCTGTCCTCTGTCCCTTggctgcctgtgcagctgaCAGCTAGGCAGGGTTAAAAGGCAGCATGTACTCAGGAGCAACCTGCACACATCTGAGCCATAGCCTGAACAGACTCCACAGCAACCCTAGAAACCCCTTTAAGTGGCTCCCAGTAAGCCTGTGTGCTCAGTTgtttcccctccttcctcatTCTCATGGTAGAACTTACTACTTTGTGAAAAAATAGTTATTGTTTAAAAACGGGTAGAAATAGATGCCTGTCAGATACTAAAAGCAGTTCAAAATTCAGAGTTGGGGCTGAGGAATACCACTCCACAGGCAAAGCAAGAATTATCCTGATTGCATTATAACACTCCTGGACAGCATTAAGAGACACATTTAGAGTTCTCTACAGAACAGAATGAAGCAAAGCCATTTTCACTTTTTACATTACAATTACATCCCTGATGATAAACCAACAAACTTTGGTTCAATTTTCAATACCAGAGGCCCAAATTGCTACTCTAAATCAGGAAGCCTTTACAGGTGTGTCCTAGCTGCACCCTGAGAGCTCTCTTGGTATCGTACCTGTAACTGCTGAGCCAGTAAGACCTAGCAGGatacagcagctgcagctttctTCCAGAGATTCAGATGTAGCAGTAGGCAACTGTCTGGTGGatacagcactgcagcactggctTTGACTATTCTCTCCACCCTCACTTGAGTAATACCacatacaattaaaaaaaaaatctaccttaAGCTTATACTACCCGTCCTCTTCTGTTTGCAAGTGTTTTTCAAAGTCTTAACTTTCTTCTGAGCCAGGTCCTCCAATGACTTCATAAACAGCTGCTGAAAGAAAACCTGCACTGCTGAAAATTATTCCAATCCCTCTACACGACTGAGCCTGAGCTGAGAGTCCTGTTGAACCAGACTTccttccagcagccagcactgaacAGAGCATCCTGACCTACAGGTTCTGTTGCAGCAaaacccagctctgcactgTACAACCTAGGAGAAGCAGCAGGTCCTACCAGCCTTGAGTCACACATGGAATGACAGGACACAAGAGAAGTGGAGATCTCATTTATTGGGCTGAAACTACAGATAGATTCACTTTGACTTCTGGCTCTGTGCTTGTGC
The window above is part of the Molothrus ater isolate BHLD 08-10-18 breed brown headed cowbird chromosome 4, BPBGC_Mater_1.1, whole genome shotgun sequence genome. Proteins encoded here:
- the OSTC gene encoding oligosaccharyltransferase complex subunit OSTC, with product METLYRLPFAVLECPNIKLKRPSWVHMPSAMTVYALVVVSYFLITGGIIYDVIVEPPSVGSMTDEHGHQRPVAFLAYRVNGQYIMEGLASSFLFTMGGLGFIILDRSNAPNIPKLNRFLLLFIGFVSVLLSFFMARVFMRMKLPGYLMG